The DNA region TCTCCGTCACCCTCTTCGTCGCCGGCATCGGAATCGCCCCGGCGCTGGCCGTGCTGTTCGCCATGGTGTCGGCGAGCGTCAAGTTCAGCGACACCGCCGAGGCGTACGGCTGGGTGGGCACCGGACAGCTCATCGGCGCGGCGCTCGGCTCCGCCGCCGCCGGCTTCCTGATCGACACCGGCGGACCGGTCGGAGCGTTCTGGGCCGCCACGGCGTTCGCCCTCGTCGGATTCATCGTTCCGGTGGTCGGCAAGCGCTGGCATCCCGACCTGCGCGGTCGCGATGCGAGCCCCCTGCCCGACACCGAGCCCGTCCCCGTGCAGCCGAGCTGATGGACCTCTCGCATCGCCTCACGATGAGCGACGGACTGAGCATCCCGCAGCTCGGTCTGGGCGTATACAAGATTCCGGATGCCGACACCCCGGCAGCGGTCGTCGCCGCCCTGGATGCCGGCTATCGGCACGTCGACACGGCGTCGCTCTACGGAAACGAGACCGGGGTGGGACTCGGGATCGACGACTCGGGGATCGAGCGCGACGACGTGTTCGTCACCTCGAAGGTCGGCAACGCCGATCACGGCTTCGATGAGACCCTGCGCGCCTTCGACGAGAGCATGCGGCGCCTCGCCCTCGACAGGCTCGACCTCTACCTCATCCACTGGCCCGTGCCCAGCACCGACCGCTACGTGCAGACCTGGCGCGCCCTCATCAGGCTCAGCGAGGAGGGGCGCGTGAGCTCGATCGGCGTCTCCAACTTCCACCGCCATCACCTGCAGCGCCTGCTCGACGAGACCGGCGTTCACCCGGTCGTGAACCAGGTGGAGCTGCATCCGTGGCTGCAGCAGCGCGAGCTGCGCGCCTTCCACGCCGAACACCTCATCGTCACCGAGGCCTGGTCGCCGCTGGCTCGGGGTCGGGCGGTCTCTGATCCGACGCTGACCGCCATCGGCCAGCGCCACGGCAAGACCGCCACCCAGGTGGCCATCCGCTGGCACCTTCAGGAGGGCACCGTGGTCATCCCGAAGTCGGCGTCGCCGGAGCGCATCCGTGCGAACGCCGACGTCTACGACTTCGAGCTGTCGGATGCCGACGTCGACGCGATCGCGGCGATGGACTCCGGTGAGCGCACCGGGCGGGATCCGGACGACGACTAGGCGCCGACCCACCCCGCCGGTCGAGTAGGCCGCGAGCGCAGCGAGCAGACACCCCGCTGGTCGAGTAGGCCGCGAGCGCAGCGAGCAGCCGTATCGAGACCATCATCACGACGGCGATACTCGAGGATGCGCCGCACTGCAGGTGATCTCGATACGTGTCCGACTTCGTCGGTCACTACTCGATCAGCGAGGGGTCAGGGCCCCGCTCACCACCGCGGGTGGATGAGCGACCGCAGCCTGCGATCGTAGAGGTCGGCGACAGCAGCGTCGAAGTCGGCGCCCAGGGGCGGCGTCGAACCGGCGGCGGCGTTCGCGACGGCCTGTTTCACCGAACGCGCTCCCGGGATGACGGCGCTCACGGCGGGGTGCTGGGCGATCCAGGCGAGTGCGGCCTCGGCGACGGGGACGCCATCCGGAACCAGCTCGGCGAACTCGTGGGCGGCCTCGAGCCCCGTCTCCCACGGCACTCCCGAGAACGTCTCCCCCACGTCGAATGCCGAGCCGTCGCGGTTGTAGTTGCGGTGGTCGTTGGCCGCGAAGGTCGTCTCCCGGGTGTACTTGCCGCTCAACAGGCCGGACGCCAGCGGAACGCGCGCGATGATTCCGACGCCGGCGGCCTGCGCCGCCGGCAGCACCTCGTCGAGCGGCTTCTGCCTGAAGGCGTTGAAGATGATCTGCACGCTCGCCGTACCGGGCCTGGCGATGGCGTCGAGGGCCTCGGTGCAGGTCTCGACGCTCACCCCGTAGTTCGCGATGACGCCGTCGGCCACGAGGGTGTCGAGAGCGTCGTAGACCTCACCGCTGGTGAACACGGCCGACGGCGGGCAGTGCAGCTGCACGAGGTCGAGGGTGTCGACGCGGAGGTTCCGCCGCGAGCGATCCGTCCACTCCCGGAAGTTCGCCAGAACATAGTTCTCCGGAAGCTGGTCGACGCGGCGCCCCATCTTGGTCGCGACGGTGATGCCGTGACCGGGGTTGTCGGCGAGGAAGCCGCCGATCAGGCTCTCCGATCGGCCGTCGCCGTAGACGTCGGCCGTGTCGAAGAAGGTGACCCCGGCGTCGACGGATGCGGCGAGCACATCGAGCGCATCGGACTCGCTCACGTCACCCCAGTCCGCTCCGAGCTGCCAGGTGCCGAGACCGATGACCGAGACTGTGCGGCCGGTACGTCCGAGAGTGCGATGTTCCATGACTTCAGCCTAGGCCGGACCCGAGGCGGCCGATCGGATCGCTCTGCGGAGTGGTGCCGTCCCCGCCGGCGGAGCGCGCAGAGCTCCCGCGATACCCGATCGTGACATCACGATCGGGTTGCGTCCCACCCTGCCGCTGATCAGCGGTTCTACAGTGCAGGCATGAAGCGCGCGCACTTCGCCACCGTCGCCACCGTCGTCGCCGTGGCCGCCACCCTGCTGCTCGCCGGATGCTCGGCATCCGGTTCGTCCGAGTCCGAGTCCGGCCGCGACTCGGTCGCGGAACCGGCACCGGCCGACGGCGCCTTCGACGCGGGCGGCGAGTCCGCCGATGAAGCCGCCGGCGGGAAAGCCCCCAGCGTCGAATCCCGTGACGTCGTCACCACGGGCACGATGTCGGTGACGGCCGACGACCCCGTCCAGGCAGCCGGTGAGGCGGCGGCTCTGGTCGATGCCGCCGATGGACGCGTCGACTCGCAGAACGAGCAGCCGGGCACGGATTCGCAGCCGGCGCGGGCATCCCTGGTGATCAGGGTTCCGGCGGATCGCTACACGGAGCTCGTCGCCGACGTCGAGAAGCTCGGCGACGTGACCGGCTATGCGACGGAGGCGACCGACGTCACGCAGCAGAAGCAGGACATCGACGCACGCATCAGTGCTCTCGAGACCTCGACGAAGAGACTCGAGAGCCTCATGGCCGACGCGGACTCCACCGCCGACCTCATCGAGATCGAGAACGCCCTCTCCGGACGCCAGGCCGAACTCGACAGCCTCACCACCCAGCGGGACTACCTTGCCGACCAGGTCGCCTTCTCCACGCTGTCGGTCGACTTCACGGCACCGGGCGTCGTCTCCCCCGGGTCTCCGCGCACGTTCTGGGACGGCTTCCTCGCCGGCTGGAACGCCCTCGTCGCCTTCCTCGCGGGAACCCTCGTCGTCATTGGCGCGTTCCTGCCGTGGCTCCTGCTGGTCGCCGCCATCGCCGCGATCGTGCTCCTCATCGTGCGGATGTCCAGGCGTGGCCTCCGGACGCCGCAACCCGCGGACGGTCAGGCAGGTGCTCCCGACCAACCGGCGCCGGAGCCGGCATCTGTCGCCGAAGCCGATGCTGTGGACAGCCGCGCGTAGTGTGATGGCGTGAGCTCAGCACCCGACACCCCCCTCCTCGACGACGCCCTGCTGGAGCGGATCCGTTCCCGTGCCGCGGGCTACGATCGCGACAACGCCTTCTTCACCGAGGACTTCGACGAACTCGTCGCCGCCGGATACCTGCGCGCCCTCGTGCCGGCCGAGTTCGGCGGCCTCGGACTCTCGCTCGAACAGGTCGCACTCGAGCAGGTGCGTCTCGGGTCCGCAGCACCGGCGACGGCCCTCGCGGTGAACATGCACCTCGTCTGGACCGGCGTCGCTAAGGTGCTCCACGAGCGCGGCGACTCCTCCCTCGACTTCCTGCTGTCGGAGGCGGGCGCCGGCGAGGTGTTCGGCTTCGGCATCAGCGAGTCCGGCAACGACCTCGTGCTGTTCGGATCGACGACGGATGCCGCCCCGCAGCTCGACGGCGGATACAGGTTCACCGGCACCAAGGTCTTCACCTCGCTCTCCCCGGCGTGGACGCGACTCGGCACGATGGGCCTCGACACCACCTCCGCCGACGCGCCGAAGATCGTCTACGGCTTCGTGGACCGCGCCGACGCCGGCGTCACGCGCAAGGACGACTGGAACACCCTCGGCATGCGCGCCTCGCAGAGCCAGTCCACCGTCCTCGATGGCGCATACTCCCCCGCCGACCGCATCATTCGGCGCCTCGATCCTGGCCCCAACCCCGACTCGCTCGTCTTCGCCATCTTCTCCAACTTCGAGATCCTGCTGGCTGCCGTCTACACCGGCGTCGGGCAGCGTGCCCTGGAGCTCGCGGTCGCCGCCGCTCACCGCCGCACCTCGCTCAAGGCCGGCGGCCGGTCCTACGCCCAGGACCCCGACATCCGTTGGCGCATCGCGGATGCCGCCATCGCCCAGGACGGCATCCGGCCCCAGCTCGTCGCCCTCGCCCGAGACGTCGACGACCAGGTGGATCACGGTGCGCAGTGGTTCCCGCAGCTGGTCGGGCTCAAGCTCCGAGCCACGGAGAACGCCCGTCGCGTCGTCGACCAGGCATTGCGCGTGTCGGGCGGCGGGTCGTACTTCGCCGGCAGCGAGCTCGGGCGGCTCTACCGCGACGTCCTCGCCGGGATCTTCCACCCCTCCGACGCCGAGTCGGCCCACAGCACCGTCGCCAACGCGTGGCTGGGGCCGATCGACTAGGACGCCGCTGCTCGATCCCGGAGTTCACGCGGGTGACTCCCGCCGAGAACGATGACCTTGCGGGTGCGAACGCCTCGCCACCCACCCGGACTACGATCTCGGCGAGAACGACGGCGGTGACGACGAGGGTGCAGCGCCGGCGGGCGGCGTGAACGGATGCCTCCCGCAACGGGAGTAGTTTGTATGCGTGGGAATTCGCATTGAGAAGATCGACCTGCCCGGCATCGGCATGCGTCACGATCTCGTCACCGAGAGCGGCCGGCGCCTCAGCGTCGTGTCGTACCGTGATGGCGAGCGCAACCTCGGCATCTTCGACATCGACGATCCCG from Leifsonia sp. Root1293 includes:
- a CDS encoding aldo/keto reductase → MEHRTLGRTGRTVSVIGLGTWQLGADWGDVSESDALDVLAASVDAGVTFFDTADVYGDGRSESLIGGFLADNPGHGITVATKMGRRVDQLPENYVLANFREWTDRSRRNLRVDTLDLVQLHCPPSAVFTSGEVYDALDTLVADGVIANYGVSVETCTEALDAIARPGTASVQIIFNAFRQKPLDEVLPAAQAAGVGIIARVPLASGLLSGKYTRETTFAANDHRNYNRDGSAFDVGETFSGVPWETGLEAAHEFAELVPDGVPVAEAALAWIAQHPAVSAVIPGARSVKQAVANAAAGSTPPLGADFDAAVADLYDRRLRSLIHPRW
- a CDS encoding aldo/keto reductase gives rise to the protein MSDGLSIPQLGLGVYKIPDADTPAAVVAALDAGYRHVDTASLYGNETGVGLGIDDSGIERDDVFVTSKVGNADHGFDETLRAFDESMRRLALDRLDLYLIHWPVPSTDRYVQTWRALIRLSEEGRVSSIGVSNFHRHHLQRLLDETGVHPVVNQVELHPWLQQRELRAFHAEHLIVTEAWSPLARGRAVSDPTLTAIGQRHGKTATQVAIRWHLQEGTVVIPKSASPERIRANADVYDFELSDADVDAIAAMDSGERTGRDPDDD
- a CDS encoding DUF4349 domain-containing protein, coding for MKRAHFATVATVVAVAATLLLAGCSASGSSESESGRDSVAEPAPADGAFDAGGESADEAAGGKAPSVESRDVVTTGTMSVTADDPVQAAGEAAALVDAADGRVDSQNEQPGTDSQPARASLVIRVPADRYTELVADVEKLGDVTGYATEATDVTQQKQDIDARISALETSTKRLESLMADADSTADLIEIENALSGRQAELDSLTTQRDYLADQVAFSTLSVDFTAPGVVSPGSPRTFWDGFLAGWNALVAFLAGTLVVIGAFLPWLLLVAAIAAIVLLIVRMSRRGLRTPQPADGQAGAPDQPAPEPASVAEADAVDSRA
- a CDS encoding acyl-CoA dehydrogenase family protein, giving the protein MSSAPDTPLLDDALLERIRSRAAGYDRDNAFFTEDFDELVAAGYLRALVPAEFGGLGLSLEQVALEQVRLGSAAPATALAVNMHLVWTGVAKVLHERGDSSLDFLLSEAGAGEVFGFGISESGNDLVLFGSTTDAAPQLDGGYRFTGTKVFTSLSPAWTRLGTMGLDTTSADAPKIVYGFVDRADAGVTRKDDWNTLGMRASQSQSTVLDGAYSPADRIIRRLDPGPNPDSLVFAIFSNFEILLAAVYTGVGQRALELAVAAAHRRTSLKAGGRSYAQDPDIRWRIADAAIAQDGIRPQLVALARDVDDQVDHGAQWFPQLVGLKLRATENARRVVDQALRVSGGGSYFAGSELGRLYRDVLAGIFHPSDAESAHSTVANAWLGPID